TCTCGAAATGCCGCTTCGGTACGACGAGAACGTGCCCCTCACCGACGGGGAAGAGATCCATGAACGTGAGGGTCAGCTCATCTTCGTGGACGCGGTCGCAAGGCGCATCGCCCTCGACGATCCGACAGAAGATGCAGGACGTAGCCGCGGACATGGCTAGACGAACGTCAACCAATCGGTGTACTTGGGGTTTCTCCCGGCAACCACATCGAAGAAGGCCTTCTGCAACAGTTTCGCCACGGGTCCGCGGTGGCCCTCACCGATCTGGCGGTGATCGATCTCTCGGATGGGAGTCACTTCGGCAGCGGTTCCCGTAAGAAAGACCTCGTCCGCAACGTAGAGTTCATCACGAGTGATCGCGGCTTCCACGACCTGGATGCCTTCATCCCTGGCCAGTCGGATCACCGCGTCCCGGGTGATGCCTTCCAGGATGGTATGCTGCGGTGGCGTATGGAGAACACCCCCACGCACCAGGAAGAGGTTCTCGCCGCTGGCTTCGGAAACCAGGCCATGGGTATCGAGAAGAATGGCCTCGTCGTAGCCGTCGAGTAGCGCCTCACGCTTGGCGAGGATCGAGTTGACGTAGTCGCCGCAGGTCTTCCCCTTGGTCATCTTCGAGTTCACGAAGTGGCGACTGAACGTGGAGATCTTCGCGCGGATACCGCGCTCCATGCCGTCTTCGCCCAGGTAGGCACCCCACGGCCAGACGACGATCGCGACCCGGATGGGATTGTCCGCCGGGTTCAAGCCCATCGCACCTTCGCCAATGAAGACCAGCGGGCGGATGTAGCCCTCCGGCAGCTCGTTCACCCGCAGACATTCAAGAACCGCCTCGCTGACCCTGCCCTGGTCGAAAGGCACCTTCATCAAATTGATATGGGCGGACTCGTACAAGCGCCGCACGTGCTCGGGCAGCCGAAACACCGCAGAACGATCGTCATCCGTGCGATAGCACCGAATGCCCTCGAAGACGCCCAGACCGTAGTGGAGGGTATGAGTCAGGATATGGACGTGGGCGTCGTCCCAGTCCACCATCTGGCCGTCGAGCCAGATCTTCTTTCCTTGGATGCGATTGCCAGCCATGATCCCTCACGCGTCTTGCCGAAAGGGAGGATCCTAACCCCGCTTGAGGATCCGGCCCAGCACCCCCTTCTTCCGCTGTTTTCGCAGGCTGATCAGCCGAAGTTCCTGGAGGGCTTCGTCACAATCCGGGTCGAGCTCGACGGCGCGGGTGAAGAAGCGCTCCGCCGTATCCGCCCGGCCGTCCACTTTGCAGAGGCGCCCGAGAATCAAGAAGGGCACCGCTCGCTGCGGAGCCAGCTTCTTTGCAAGCAGGGCCCGTTTCTTCGCACGACGCAGCGACGCCGGATCCTCTGGGGCAGCCAGGTACTCGGAATAGCCGTAGTAGGCATGGTA
The sequence above is a segment of the bacterium genome. Coding sequences within it:
- a CDS encoding branched-chain amino acid transaminase — protein: MAGNRIQGKKIWLDGQMVDWDDAHVHILTHTLHYGLGVFEGIRCYRTDDDRSAVFRLPEHVRRLYESAHINLMKVPFDQGRVSEAVLECLRVNELPEGYIRPLVFIGEGAMGLNPADNPIRVAIVVWPWGAYLGEDGMERGIRAKISTFSRHFVNSKMTKGKTCGDYVNSILAKREALLDGYDEAILLDTHGLVSEASGENLFLVRGGVLHTPPQHTILEGITRDAVIRLARDEGIQVVEAAITRDELYVADEVFLTGTAAEVTPIREIDHRQIGEGHRGPVAKLLQKAFFDVVAGRNPKYTDWLTFV